The Saprospiraceae bacterium genomic interval CAGCAAAACACTTCCGTTCTCTGCGTCGATATAAATGCGTTTTTTAGTCAGGGGTACATAACTGTAAATATCTATTTTATACGCCAAACGGAAATTGCCTGAATATTCCGGATAGGCTATATCCATCCACACCAGGACGGGGTCAGGTGTTTGGAAAGCATCTTGTTCCCAGGCATATTTCTGGGATGGAACCCTTGCTAACGCATATTGGATGGCTTGATTTTTTGTGATCTGTTCGGGTACTGCTAGGTCGAAATTCGAATTCACATTTCCATTTACCGACAACACTCGGTCGTTTTCACTGTGAATAAACATTTCACCACCTAAAACTTCAATGCCATGAAAATAGTGTTGAATTTTCCTGTGCCTGATTTTTTGTTGATCGGTAATATCAGATATTAAATGCAAACTGTTTAGATCGGGATGAAGAAAATCCTGATTCACTTTTTTTAAATAGTCGGCTGTTTTTACAGGGGCTTTTTCGTCAGGTGTATACCACGTATGGTTTACATTTTTATGCAAATATTCAGGCCGGTTCATCTCCTTATTTTGTGCAAAGCCCAAAGAGATCATCGAAAAAAATAAAAGCCAGGTAGAAATTAATTTCATTAAAGTAATGATTTGTGTGTTAAAAAAATTGATGATTGTTATCAGTTGTTAAATTTTGACAAAACGAAACAAGTCATTTGCTGTTTTGTGTGAAATTTTTAAATAATATATTCCTGAAGGTAAATGTTCGATGTTGATCTGGTATCGAATTCTGCCCTGATTCAAATGCTTCAGTTGTTCCATATGGTAATTTTTACCAGAGGAACTGATAAGTTGCAGTTCAGGGTTCTCATTTAACTCTACCGGACTATCGAGATAAATGAATTTATCACTTGGATTCGGATAAAGTGTAAATCTGTCCAAAGAATTCCCGGCATTTGTATTTACCGGCAGACAATCAATGATACCTGTTGATGTTAAACCACAACCAAAGGAATCTATCAATTGCACTGAATAAAAATCGGTGTGGTTCAAAGTATCGCCAGGATGATTTCCAATATATTGAAGACCGCCGGCATGACTGAATCCCGAAACCAATAGTATGGCTTTTCCCGTACGGTCTCCGTTTGGATGGGTCAAACAGTCGTAAGTAACATTCAATTCAGGTCTGGCATAGGCGCATGAATCGAAGTTGCATTTAATTTCTCCTTCCAGTTCAAATTGACATCCTGCCCCATCGATAACGCTGGTTTTAAATTTTTGTCCTTGTTCGAGTAACTCCCCATTTTGATTTCCGGATAATGTGAATCCTCCAAGATCACCACTCACTTGTATTTGCAATTGCGCTTTCAGTAAGGTATCGATACAGAGATAATCTGCCTGTATTTTTAAAGCGGATTGGTTGCAGTCAAACGGAGGGCAATTGATCTTTCCTTCTTCGATGACATAACACGAGTCTGAATCGATGAGGATCAGCGTATAAATATCGCCGTGTTTTAGAGTGCTGCCATTTGGAGTTCCATAATAATAATACACACCGCTTCCTCCCATTCCGTTAAAATTCAAAATAACTTCCCCGGTTTGTCTGCCGATGGAATCTTTCAAACAGGTGGATTGAACTTCTATATCCAAATTTGAATTTTTGCATCGCTGTGGTGGTTCACAACCAATAGTCAAATTGACAAAGTCACGACATCCGGAGGCATCTTGAATGAATGCAGAAATGTTTGTACCCGGCAAAAAATATTCATCTGTTGCGGGACCAGAATAATCATAGGGAGGTGTACCTCCTTTTACATCATAAGAAATCCTTCCCAAAACACCGTGCAGACAGTCAGAACTTAAATTTAATTCGAGAGCCTGAAATGCATTCGTCTGACTCAAGGCATCAATTTTAACACAAATGTTTGCTTCGCTTAATTTCAATGGATGGACAACGGCCGTTACTTGTAAATAATACGTTTTACCAGCGGTTAGTCCTCTCAAGCTAATGAATCCATTGCAGGGATCGGGTGTTTTTCCGCAATGAATTTCTGTCAGTTTATTACATGGCCCTTCATACACTACGTAATTGTACATAAATCCGGCCTGAATGTGTAATGCTATTTCTTTTTCTGCAGGTGCTATGAAACTGTACCAAATATCAGGTGCATCGTATACCTGACAGCTGCCTTTTATTCCACTGGGTGAGCTGTTTGTGTTTTGTGAAGAAATGCAACTTGCTCCCAGGACGATAGGAGTTGAACTGACACAATCATCGTTGGCTGGTTTTTGGGTGGTCCTTTCTTTGATTTCAATGCAGAGATCTCCTTCAATAGTAGAAAAGTAACCAGATACCTGCAGCCAATATTTCGTGTTGGCTACGGGCTTATTAAAAATTAATTTTCCTCCTAAATCTTCGCACTGGATTTCGCTTAAGTTGTCGCAATTTCCTTTGTACAAGCTAAGTACATCTGCAAAATTGGCGTGAGAAATAATTTCGATTGGCGTACTTGAAGTTGGAGTAAAATGATACCAGACATCTGCTCTGGATTTCGTGTTGAGACTGGGTTCGGGTGCATCAAATTTTGCTTTGCGGTTGTTTTCTGATAAACACGCGGAATTAATATGAATCAGCTTGCTGGACAGGCAGGCTTCAGGATCCGGATAAACTGGAATTTCCCTGATAATTGAAACACATAAATCTGCCAGATCTTCCCGGCCATAATACCCTATTTGTTTAGCTACGCGGAAGTAATAGGTTTTTCCCGCTTCAATTTGAAAATAGTTTTTTTCACCTCCAAATCCGAATTCATCTGTATTGTGACATTGCAGATCCGTGAGACTTGCACAACTTCCTTCGTAAACACTTACGGCGTCATTGAACGCCGAGCCTGTGATCAAACGCACATAGCCCGTATAATTACTAAGGAGTTTATACCACAAAGCCTGACTGTAATTGCCCTCGCAAATAATTTTCGGGCCTGTCATCAGTGCCCCGGTATTGTTTCCACTTAAACAGGGATCATCGAGAATCAGATCGACAGCTCTGGAACAATCATCGTTATCCGGCCCAGTTAAACTTAAATTGTCGATGAGCACAACAGTGTTGGCATCGTTTCCGCTTGCTTCATATTCAAAACTAAATTGAATTGAACGATCTCCTGCAGCGGGCTGTATATTAATGTTTTGAACAACCAGGGATAAACCA includes:
- a CDS encoding T9SS type A sorting domain-containing protein, with product MKNICILLVFTLSSIQAQNLIFSEQFTACTLPEQWKLHSETGPFSFAVVKSSLMPQSDATCTIVYQQTDKNNNNARKFSIESKPYTLFRYNNYMLSFGLRFQKAGTARQLNLYSQFDGSKKLLQSYTSDVFQNGLSLVVQNINIQPAAGDRSIQFSFEYEASGNDANTVVLIDNLSLTGPDNDDCSRAVDLILDDPCLSGNNTGALMTGPKIICEGNYSQALWYKLLSNYTGYVRLITGSAFNDAVSVYEGSCASLTDLQCHNTDEFGFGGEKNYFQIEAGKTYYFRVAKQIGYYGREDLADLCVSIIREIPVYPDPEACLSSKLIHINSACLSENNRKAKFDAPEPSLNTKSRADVWYHFTPTSSTPIEIISHANFADVLSLYKGNCDNLSEIQCEDLGGKLIFNKPVANTKYWLQVSGYFSTIEGDLCIEIKERTTQKPANDDCVSSTPIVLGASCISSQNTNSSPSGIKGSCQVYDAPDIWYSFIAPAEKEIALHIQAGFMYNYVVYEGPCNKLTEIHCGKTPDPCNGFISLRGLTAGKTYYLQVTAVVHPLKLSEANICVKIDALSQTNAFQALELNLSSDCLHGVLGRISYDVKGGTPPYDYSGPATDEYFLPGTNISAFIQDASGCRDFVNLTIGCEPPQRCKNSNLDIEVQSTCLKDSIGRQTGEVILNFNGMGGSGVYYYYGTPNGSTLKHGDIYTLILIDSDSCYVIEEGKINCPPFDCNQSALKIQADYLCIDTLLKAQLQIQVSGDLGGFTLSGNQNGELLEQGQKFKTSVIDGAGCQFELEGEIKCNFDSCAYARPELNVTYDCLTHPNGDRTGKAILLVSGFSHAGGLQYIGNHPGDTLNHTDFYSVQLIDSFGCGLTSTGIIDCLPVNTNAGNSLDRFTLYPNPSDKFIYLDSPVELNENPELQLISSSGKNYHMEQLKHLNQGRIRYQINIEHLPSGIYYLKISHKTANDLFRFVKI